The proteins below come from a single Enterobacteriaceae endosymbiont of Donacia fulgens genomic window:
- the rplT gene encoding 50S ribosomal protein L20: protein MVRIKRGVTAKARHKKIIKQAKGYYGARSRTYRSAFQAVIKSGQYAYRDRKQKKRKFRQLWIMKINAAARQKNISYNCLIYRLKKNNININRKILANMAMFDNLSFNKLINFTKN from the coding sequence ATGGTAAGAATTAAACGTGGAGTAACAGCAAAAGCAAGACATAAAAAAATAATAAAACAAGCTAAAGGATATTATGGAGCAAGATCTCGAACTTATAGATCTGCTTTTCAAGCAGTGATTAAATCAGGACAATATGCTTATAGAGATAGAAAACAAAAAAAAAGAAAATTTCGGCAATTATGGATTATGAAAATTAATGCAGCAGCTCGTCAAAAAAATATATCTTATAACTGTTTAATATATAGATTAAAAAAAAATAACATCAATATAAATAGAAAAATTTTAGCTAATATGGCTATGTTTGATAATTTATCTTTTAATAAATTAATAAATTTTACAAAAAATTAA
- the pheS gene encoding phenylalanine--tRNA ligase subunit alpha, whose translation MISDNIVIIAKKEIYAVKDINELNILKVKYLGKKGYITKQFLLIKTLKKEEKINKSIILNKQKKKIIKIIKKRQKEIEIEKNKKKLLNQKIDISLPGKYIKIGSEHPIKSTINKIEKFFMKVGFKIVIGQEIEDVYHNFDALNIPKYHPIRTEQDTFWLDKNTLLRTQTSNIQIRIMKKEKPPIRILTSGKVYRNDYDRNHTPMFHQIEGLFIDKKVTFTDLKSILVLFLNFFFGKKCKIRFRPSYFPFTEPSLEVDILNQKKQWIEVLGAGMVHPNVLKNVKINSSKYYGYAFGMGVERLAMLQYNIDDIRLFYENDIRFLKQFKFNNFI comes from the coding sequence ATGATATCTGATAATATAGTTATTATTGCAAAAAAAGAAATTTACGCAGTAAAAGATATTAATGAATTAAATATATTAAAAGTTAAATATTTAGGAAAAAAAGGATATATTACAAAACAATTTTTGTTAATAAAAACTTTAAAAAAAGAAGAAAAAATTAATAAAAGTATTATTTTAAATAAACAAAAAAAAAAAATAATAAAAATAATAAAAAAACGTCAAAAAGAAATAGAAATAGAAAAAAATAAAAAAAAACTTTTAAATCAAAAAATTGATATTTCGTTACCTGGAAAATATATTAAAATAGGATCTGAACATCCTATAAAAAGTACAATTAATAAAATTGAAAAATTTTTTATGAAAGTTGGTTTTAAAATAGTTATAGGTCAAGAAATAGAAGATGTTTATCATAATTTTGATGCATTAAATATCCCAAAATATCATCCTATAAGAACAGAACAAGATACATTTTGGTTAGATAAAAATACTTTATTAAGAACTCAAACTTCTAATATTCAAATTAGAATAATGAAAAAAGAAAAACCTCCTATACGTATATTAACTTCTGGCAAAGTATATCGTAATGATTACGATCGTAATCATACCCCAATGTTTCATCAAATAGAAGGATTATTTATTGATAAAAAAGTAACATTTACTGATTTAAAAAGTATATTAGTTTTATTTTTAAACTTTTTTTTTGGTAAAAAATGTAAAATACGTTTTAGACCTTCTTATTTTCCTTTTACAGAACCTTCTTTAGAAGTAGATATTTTAAATCAAAAAAAACAATGGATAGAAGTATTAGGAGCAGGGATGGTACATCCTAATGTTTTAAAAAACGTTAAAATAAATTCTTCTAAATATTATGGATATGCTTTTGGCATGGGAGTAGAAAGATTAGCTATGTTACAATATAATATTGATGATATTAGACTTTTTTATGAAAATGATATACGTTTTCTTAAACAATTTAAATTCAATAACTTTATATGA
- the pheT gene encoding phenylalanine--tRNA ligase subunit beta produces the protein MIKFSESWLHEWLNYDKDTYSLSKEITMLGFEIEKIEYFKKNIIFDNILVGEIIKYSLYQKKPKIYKLNILINNKKLLKIFSDINNLENKTKVILATKYSSLYKKYINIPEYYFLLKSEGLLCSYKIINISKNYFSNNNLIKLPINSNNGENANKYLNITEKILHINTPTNRTDCLSILGFTRELSVLKKIFFLKKPYNDILIKKSKKYKINININNNINNILYQYNYCIIKNVNFKKNIPLFIKNRLFQSGIEIISQNPLLNIYNYIILELGYPIQFYDFNKIKGDIYIQIKEKNKYNFLNFENQNIKSIINDSLLIIKDKDKILSIPGIAQNKDIIVTLTTKDILIECLFINKTYFTSLFNKNNYSNNTSNIYNRYLDPLIQKKVMIRTINLILEIFGGDRSKIYTIDINNINNLQKIIKFSFKKIYKILGFYIKKKYIINILNELGFLIIKKTNNNCSINIPSWRSDINIEEDLIEEIIRIYGYNKIPNKIKINLIKKNILEKKSKSKNIKINFKKIKNILINKGYYEVINYSFINPVIQSILYPKIQQIKIINPLTIETSVMRNSLSYGLINNIIYNQNRQQKNLRFFEYGLCFFKNLKKKIGVSQKLMLSGIINGNLYSNYWNEKNKLINFYDIKGDIEYIFNFLNKYNKIEFRQQCEKNTILHPYISALIYINNIQIGSVGMLHPKLINYFNIKYDTFLFEIFFDKIIINNIFNFQKIIHYPINKRDISFSIKKNIYFIDILSVLKKLKLKEIIKINLIDLYQGHNIPIGYKNITLSLLIQNKNYTLNEQEINKIINKCILELTKKFQILLRDHILDKNKKC, from the coding sequence ATGATTAAATTTAGTGAGTCATGGTTACATGAATGGTTAAATTATGATAAAGATACTTATTCTTTATCAAAAGAAATAACAATGTTAGGATTTGAAATTGAAAAAATTGAATATTTTAAAAAAAATATAATTTTTGATAATATTTTAGTAGGAGAGATAATTAAATATTCTTTATATCAAAAAAAACCTAAAATTTATAAATTAAATATATTAATTAATAATAAAAAATTATTAAAAATATTTTCTGATATAAATAATTTAGAAAATAAAACTAAAGTTATTTTAGCTACTAAATATTCTTCTTTATATAAAAAGTATATTAATATTCCAGAGTATTATTTTTTATTAAAATCTGAAGGATTATTATGTTCTTATAAAATTATTAATATTTCTAAAAATTATTTTTCAAATAATAATTTAATTAAATTACCTATTAATAGTAATAATGGGGAAAATGCAAATAAATATTTAAATATAACTGAAAAAATTTTACATATTAATACCCCAACTAATAGAACTGATTGTTTAAGTATATTAGGATTTACTAGAGAATTATCTGTTTTAAAAAAAATTTTTTTTTTAAAAAAACCATATAATGATATTCTGATTAAAAAATCAAAAAAATATAAAATTAATATTAATATTAATAATAATATTAATAATATTCTATATCAGTACAATTATTGTATAATTAAAAATGTTAATTTTAAAAAAAATATTCCGTTATTTATTAAAAATAGATTATTTCAATCTGGAATTGAAATTATATCTCAAAACCCATTATTAAATATTTATAATTATATAATTTTAGAATTAGGATATCCAATACAATTTTACGATTTTAATAAAATTAAAGGAGATATTTATATTCAAATTAAAGAAAAAAATAAATATAATTTTTTAAATTTTGAAAACCAAAATATTAAATCAATAATTAATGATTCTTTATTAATTATAAAAGATAAAGATAAAATTTTATCTATACCAGGTATCGCACAAAATAAAGATATAATTGTTACATTAACAACAAAAGATATTTTAATAGAATGTTTATTCATAAATAAAACATATTTTACATCTTTATTTAATAAAAATAATTATTCTAATAATACTTCTAATATCTATAATAGATATTTAGATCCATTAATACAAAAAAAAGTTATGATAAGAACCATAAATTTAATACTAGAAATATTTGGAGGTGATAGAAGTAAAATTTATACTATTGATATTAATAATATTAATAATTTACAAAAAATAATTAAATTTTCTTTTAAAAAAATATATAAAATTTTAGGTTTTTATATAAAAAAAAAATATATAATTAATATTTTAAATGAATTAGGTTTTTTAATTATTAAAAAAACTAATAATAATTGTAGTATTAATATACCAAGTTGGCGTAGTGATATAAATATTGAAGAAGATCTAATAGAAGAAATTATTCGTATATATGGATATAATAAAATTCCTAATAAAATAAAAATAAATTTAATTAAAAAAAATATTTTAGAAAAAAAATCAAAATCAAAAAATATAAAAATAAATTTCAAAAAAATTAAAAATATATTAATTAATAAAGGATATTATGAAGTTATTAATTATAGTTTTATTAATCCTGTAATACAATCTATTTTATATCCAAAAATACAACAAATTAAAATTATTAATCCTCTTACAATTGAAACATCTGTTATGCGTAATTCTTTATCATATGGATTAATAAATAATATTATTTATAATCAAAATAGACAACAAAAAAATCTACGTTTTTTTGAATATGGGTTATGTTTTTTTAAAAATTTAAAAAAAAAAATAGGAGTTTCACAAAAATTAATGTTATCTGGGATAATAAACGGAAACTTATATTCCAATTATTGGAATGAAAAAAATAAATTAATAAATTTTTATGATATAAAAGGTGATATAGAATATATTTTTAATTTTTTAAATAAATATAATAAAATAGAATTTCGTCAACAATGTGAAAAAAATACAATATTACATCCATATATAAGTGCATTAATATATATTAATAATATCCAAATTGGATCTGTTGGAATGTTACATCCTAAATTAATAAATTATTTTAATATAAAATATGATACTTTTTTATTTGAAATTTTTTTTGATAAAATTATTATTAATAATATTTTTAATTTTCAAAAAATTATTCATTATCCAATAAATAAAAGAGATATTTCTTTTTCAATAAAAAAAAATATTTATTTTATAGATATTTTATCTGTTTTAAAAAAATTAAAATTAAAAGAAATAATTAAAATTAACTTAATTGATTTATATCAAGGACATAATATCCCAATAGGATATAAAAATATAACATTAAGTTTATTAATACAAAATAAAAACTATACATTAAATGAACAAGAAATTAATAAAATCATAAACAAATGTATTTTAGAATTAACAAAAAAATTTCAAATTTTATTAAGAGATCATATTCTTGACAAGAATAAAAAATGTTAA
- a CDS encoding riboflavin synthase: MFTGIIQSIGKIQNIILNKNLYYLYIKTNKNFIKNLKIGESISNNGCCLTIVKLYNNIMIFNIIKQTFNITTFKKIKVGDSINLEKPIKINNYIGGHIVLGHITDTAIITNIENYTSSKILWIKPDNILQMNYILEKGSICIDGISLTIDKKLKNKFSVNIIPETLSKTTLSNKNIYNYVNIETDIYVRSIIQTVKKLYNNNIKYFK; this comes from the coding sequence ATGTTTACAGGCATTATTCAATCTATAGGTAAAATTCAAAATATTATTTTGAATAAAAATTTATATTATTTATATATAAAAACAAATAAAAATTTTATAAAAAATTTAAAAATAGGAGAATCCATTTCAAATAATGGATGTTGTTTAACAATTGTTAAATTATATAATAATATTATGATTTTTAATATAATTAAACAAACATTTAATATTACAACTTTTAAAAAAATAAAAGTTGGTGATTCTATAAATCTAGAAAAACCTATTAAAATAAATAATTATATTGGAGGTCATATAGTATTAGGTCATATTACTGATACAGCTATTATTACTAATATTGAAAATTATACTTCTTCAAAAATTTTATGGATAAAACCTGATAATATTTTACAAATGAATTATATTTTAGAAAAAGGATCTATATGTATAGATGGTATTAGTTTAACAATAGATAAGAAATTAAAAAATAAATTTAGTGTAAATATAATACCAGAAACATTATCTAAAACTACATTATCTAATAAAAATATTTATAATTATGTAAATATTGAGACTGATATATATGTTAGAAGTATTATTCAAACTGTAAAAAAATTATATAATAATAATATTAAATATTTTAAATAA
- the tyrS gene encoding tyrosine--tRNA ligase, producing MIKENGINILKKLKNRNILYQVTNQNNLYKILNKKKINLYCGFDLTADSLHIGHLIQLITLKYFQELGHKPIILLGGATSLIGDPSFKLKKRKINIIDNINLWFQKISLQINNFLDFNCGKNSAIIINNYEWFHKMNVLFFLKKIGKYFCVNQMINKDSIKKRMINNNTEGISFTEFSYNLLQSYDFAYLNKNFDVILQIGGSDQWGNIVSGIDLIKKIYKKKVFGITTNLIIKNDGTKFGKTEKETIWLDHKKTSTYKFFQFWLNIPDSIVFNFLNMFTNYESKIINNFNKKKNNIKKNSPQYLLAEYMTNMVHGKNNLIISKRITNLLFYENINNFSENDFLILSQNIKNLYLENKNFNLQTILILSKFASSKNKASILIKSNSIYINNENISDISFIFTQYYKKFNHFTLLRKGKKNFCLIYWK from the coding sequence ATGATAAAAGAAAATGGAATTAATATTCTAAAAAAATTAAAAAATCGTAATATTCTTTATCAAGTAACTAATCAAAATAATTTATATAAAATTTTAAATAAAAAAAAAATTAATCTTTATTGTGGTTTTGATTTAACAGCAGATAGTCTACATATAGGACATCTAATACAATTAATTACACTTAAATATTTTCAAGAACTAGGACACAAACCAATAATTTTATTAGGAGGTGCAACAAGTTTAATTGGAGATCCTAGTTTTAAACTAAAAAAAAGAAAAATAAATATAATAGATAATATAAATTTATGGTTTCAAAAAATTAGTTTACAAATAAATAATTTTCTAGATTTTAATTGTGGAAAAAATAGTGCTATCATAATTAATAATTATGAATGGTTTCATAAAATGAATGTTCTCTTTTTTTTAAAGAAAATTGGTAAATATTTTTGTGTTAATCAAATGATTAATAAAGACTCAATAAAAAAAAGAATGATAAATAATAATACTGAGGGAATTTCTTTTACTGAATTTTCTTATAATTTACTACAATCATATGATTTTGCTTATTTAAATAAAAATTTTGATGTCATACTCCAAATTGGAGGTTCAGATCAATGGGGTAATATTGTATCTGGAATAGATTTAATAAAAAAAATATATAAAAAAAAAGTTTTTGGTATAACTACTAATTTAATTATTAAAAATGATGGAACAAAATTTGGTAAAACTGAAAAAGAAACTATTTGGTTAGATCATAAAAAAACTAGTACATATAAATTTTTTCAATTTTGGTTAAATATACCAGATTCAATTGTATTTAATTTTTTAAATATGTTTACTAATTATGAATCAAAAATTATCAATAATTTTAATAAAAAAAAAAATAATATTAAAAAAAATAGTCCACAATATCTTTTAGCCGAATATATGACTAATATGGTACATGGAAAAAATAATTTAATAATATCCAAAAGAATAACTAATTTACTTTTTTATGAAAATATAAATAATTTTTCAGAAAATGATTTTTTAATATTATCTCAAAATATTAAAAATCTTTATTTAGAAAATAAAAATTTTAATTTACAAACAATACTAATTTTGAGTAAATTTGCATCTTCTAAAAATAAAGCTTCTATTTTAATAAAATCAAACTCAATATATATTAATAATGAAAATATTTCTGATATTTCATTTATATTTACACAATACTATAAAAAATTTAATCATTTCACTTTATTACGTAAAGGTAAAAAAAATTTTTGTTTAATTTACTGGAAATAA
- a CDS encoding MATE family efflux transporter, with amino-acid sequence MQKYLIEIKKLFNITIPIILTQIAYILISIINMIMSSSFNKIDIAVLSIGVSIWLPIILFGHGIFLSLIPIITKLYISNNNKKIINYIKQSYLLAIILSLIMMFILYQINYLILLLFHNKIFIFKIKKFINIIIWSIPGYLLLQILRCLCISSSLMIPDMIISWIGVILYIPINYILIYGFSYIPPLGVLGCSFSIVLIYWILFLITIIWMSKSIYFKKINFFNFSKNLDFKILKKILKLGLPIGLSIFFEITLFSIVSLLISLSMGIDDIISHQIAINFSSLIFIIPLSLSIATTILIGFYLGLGHTNKAKIISWISQIIGIIISIFTILISIFFRKKIAKLYNPNKNIINLSSHLILLASIYQFSDSIQIIGSGILKGYKDTKYIFFITFISYWIISLPIGYILSVTNFITSRPMGPSGFWIGFIIGLTVSAILILIRIVKIQKN; translated from the coding sequence GTGCAAAAATATTTAATTGAAATAAAAAAATTGTTTAATATTACTATACCAATAATTTTAACACAAATAGCTTATATTTTAATAAGCATTATTAATATGATTATGTCAAGTTCTTTTAATAAAATTGATATAGCAGTATTATCAATAGGAGTATCAATTTGGTTACCAATAATATTATTTGGCCATGGTATTTTTTTATCTTTAATTCCTATTATTACAAAATTATATATATCTAATAATAATAAAAAAATAATAAATTATATTAAACAATCATATTTATTAGCAATAATTTTATCATTAATTATGATGTTTATTTTATATCAAATAAATTATTTAATCTTATTATTATTTCATAATAAAATTTTTATTTTTAAAATTAAAAAATTTATAAATATTATTATTTGGAGTATACCAGGATATCTATTATTACAAATATTACGTTGTTTATGTATATCATCATCATTAATGATACCTGATATGATTATCAGTTGGATTGGAGTAATTTTATATATTCCAATTAATTATATTTTAATTTATGGATTTAGTTATATACCTCCATTAGGAGTTTTAGGATGTAGTTTTTCTATAGTATTAATATATTGGATATTATTTCTTATAACAATAATATGGATGTCTAAATCAATTTATTTTAAAAAAATTAATTTTTTTAATTTTTCAAAAAATCTAGATTTTAAAATTTTAAAAAAAATTCTAAAATTAGGATTACCTATTGGTTTATCTATTTTTTTTGAAATTACATTATTTAGTATTGTTTCTTTATTAATATCATTATCTATGGGGATAGATGATATTATTAGTCATCAAATAGCTATAAATTTTAGTTCTTTAATTTTTATTATTCCTTTATCATTAAGTATTGCTACTACTATATTAATAGGATTTTATTTAGGTTTAGGTCATACAAATAAAGCAAAAATTATTAGTTGGATTTCACAAATTATAGGCATAATAATATCTATTTTTACTATTTTAATAAGTATTTTTTTTAGAAAAAAAATTGCTAAATTATATAATCCTAATAAAAATATTATAAATTTATCATCTCATTTAATACTATTAGCTTCTATTTATCAATTTTCAGATTCTATTCAAATTATTGGATCTGGTATTTTAAAAGGATATAAAGATACTAAATATATTTTTTTTATTACATTTATATCTTATTGGATTATAAGTTTACCTATTGGATATATTTTATCTGTTACTAATTTTATTACTTCTCGTCCTATGGGACCATCTGGTTTTTGGATTGGATTTATAATTGGATTAACAGTTTCAGCAATATTAATTTTAATACGTATTGTAAAAATACAAAAAAATTGA
- the grxD gene encoding Grx4 family monothiol glutaredoxin: protein MKIFNKIKKQINNNPIILYMKGNPIHPQCGFSDKAVKIILFYKIKFTYIDVLKYPDIRKYLPKYANWPTFPQLWVDNKLIGGYDILYTLHYNNKLKDILNFKKE, encoded by the coding sequence ATGAAAATTTTTAATAAAATTAAAAAACAAATTAATAATAATCCTATTATTTTATATATGAAAGGTAATCCAATACATCCTCAATGTGGTTTTTCTGATAAAGCTGTAAAAATTATTTTATTTTATAAAATAAAATTTACTTATATTGATGTTTTAAAATATCCTGATATTAGAAAATATTTACCTAAATATGCTAATTGGCCAACATTTCCTCAATTATGGGTTGATAATAAATTAATAGGAGGTTATGATATATTATATACATTACATTATAATAATAAATTAAAAGATATTTTAAATTTTAAAAAAGAATAA
- the rnt gene encoding ribonuclease T yields MNNLSKLDLLSYRFRGFYPVVIDIETSGFNSKSNAILEISLITLKMHNGWLETNETLHFHILPFKGSNISPEALAFNGININTSLRGAITEKKALKIIFKKISQDLKINKCKKAVIVAHNAIFDHSFIMEAAKRTKLENNNPFHSFVIFDTASMCGLILGQTVLAKSCYAIGIPFDNNQAHSALYDTNRTAKLFCRLVNKWKKKGGWPPSSFP; encoded by the coding sequence ATGAATAACTTATCAAAATTAGATCTATTATCTTATAGATTTAGAGGTTTTTATCCTGTTGTAATTGATATTGAAACTTCGGGATTTAATTCTAAATCTAATGCTATATTAGAAATAAGCTTAATAACATTAAAAATGCATAACGGTTGGTTAGAAACTAATGAAACATTACATTTTCATATTTTACCTTTTAAAGGATCAAATATTTCGCCAGAAGCACTAGCTTTTAATGGTATTAATATAAACACCTCTTTAAGAGGTGCTATAACTGAAAAAAAAGCCTTAAAAATAATTTTTAAAAAAATTTCTCAAGATTTAAAAATAAATAAATGTAAAAAAGCAGTTATAGTAGCTCATAATGCAATTTTTGATCACAGTTTTATTATGGAAGCTGCAAAACGTACAAAATTAGAAAATAATAATCCTTTTCATTCTTTTGTCATATTTGATACAGCATCAATGTGTGGATTAATTTTAGGTCAAACTGTTCTAGCCAAATCATGTTATGCAATTGGTATTCCATTCGATAATAATCAAGCACATTCAGCTTTATACGATACTAATCGTACTGCTAAATTATTTTGCAGATTAGTTAATAAATGGAAAAAAAAAGGTGGATGGCCTCCTTCTTCTTTTCCTTAA
- the minC gene encoding septum site-determining protein MinC — protein sequence MLTKIIKFKQNNFSFYVIYLYNNQPELIFNAIKKKINHSPIFFKKISVIININYIKNEINWEKVYNAIISTGINIIGVSGCNNKNIIKSINNTGIPILFTNNKNNKKIQNNDFKDQKKNIHNITQKSIIKIIKEKSSLSLNKNFTYNKSKIIYNPIRSGQQIYAYNSDLIIINNVSTGAELIADGNIHVYGFMRGKALSGANGDKNCQIFCTQLFAELLSIAGEYLLQDQIPNNFLGKSSRIYLKNKVLTIKSCN from the coding sequence ATGTTAACAAAAATAATTAAATTTAAACAAAATAATTTTTCATTTTATGTAATTTATTTATATAATAATCAACCTGAACTTATATTTAATGCAATTAAAAAAAAAATAAATCATTCTCCTATATTCTTTAAAAAAATATCAGTTATTATAAATATTAATTATATAAAAAATGAAATAAATTGGGAAAAAGTTTATAATGCTATTATTTCTACAGGAATTAATATTATAGGAGTAAGTGGTTGTAATAATAAAAATATAATTAAAAGTATAAATAATACTGGTATACCTATTTTATTTACAAATAATAAAAATAATAAAAAAATTCAAAATAATGATTTTAAAGATCAAAAAAAAAATATTCATAATATAACACAAAAATCTATTATTAAAATAATAAAGGAAAAAAGTTCTTTATCATTAAATAAAAATTTTACTTATAATAAAAGTAAAATTATTTATAATCCAATTAGATCTGGACAACAAATTTATGCTTATAATAGTGATTTAATTATCATAAATAATGTTAGTACAGGAGCGGAATTAATAGCAGATGGTAATATTCATGTTTATGGGTTCATGAGAGGAAAAGCTTTATCTGGAGCTAATGGAGATAAGAATTGTCAAATTTTTTGTACTCAATTATTTGCTGAATTATTATCTATTGCTGGTGAATATTTACTTCAAGATCAAATTCCTAATAATTTTTTAGGAAAATCATCAAGAATATATTTAAAGAATAAAGTATTAACAATAAAATCATGTAATTAA
- the minD gene encoding septum site-determining protein MinD — MRIIVVTSGKGGVGKTTSSAAIATGLAKYGKKTAVIDFDIGLRNLDLIMGCERRVVYDFINVLQGEATLNQALIKDKKNKNLYILPASQTKNKDALTYKGVEIIFKNLHIMNFDFIICDSPAGIETGALTALYFADEAIITTNPEISSIRDSDRILGIISSQSKRAKYGEEPIKEYLLLTRYNPIRVDCGDMLSIDDIIEILGIKIIGVIPEDPLVLRASNQGKSIILNKDSNASLAYNDTVKRLLGEKIPLRFIKSEKKSFLQRLFWR; from the coding sequence ATGCGTATAATTGTTGTTACTTCAGGTAAAGGCGGAGTAGGAAAAACTACTTCTAGTGCAGCTATAGCTACAGGATTAGCTAAATATGGTAAAAAAACTGCTGTTATTGATTTTGATATTGGATTACGTAATCTTGATTTAATCATGGGATGTGAAAGAAGAGTAGTATATGATTTTATTAATGTTTTACAAGGAGAAGCAACATTAAATCAAGCTTTAATAAAAGATAAAAAAAATAAAAATTTGTATATTTTACCTGCCTCTCAAACAAAAAATAAAGATGCTTTAACTTATAAAGGTGTAGAAATAATTTTTAAAAACTTACATATAATGAATTTTGATTTTATAATTTGTGATTCACCAGCAGGTATTGAAACTGGGGCTTTAACTGCATTATATTTTGCAGATGAAGCTATTATTACTACTAATCCTGAAATTTCTTCTATTAGAGATTCTGATAGAATATTAGGTATTATTTCTTCTCAATCAAAAAGAGCAAAATATGGAGAAGAACCTATTAAAGAATATTTATTATTAACACGTTATAATCCTATAAGAGTAGATTGTGGAGATATGTTAAGTATTGATGATATTATTGAAATTTTAGGTATCAAAATAATAGGTGTTATACCAGAAGATCCTTTAGTTTTAAGAGCATCAAATCAAGGTAAAAGTATAATTTTAAATAAAGATTCTAATGCTTCCCTAGCATATAATGATACTGTTAAACGTTTATTAGGAGAGAAAATTCCTTTACGTTTTATAAAAAGTGAAAAAAAAAGTTTTTTACAACGTTTGTTTTGGAGATAA
- the minE gene encoding cell division topological specificity factor MinE: MNFINFFLSKKKKTANIAKKRLQIIISEESKKGYVYPYYIMQLKQEILKVISKYVKINPNMIIIELDDNKNNISTLELNIKLPKTKECVKKIKK; encoded by the coding sequence ATGAATTTTATTAATTTTTTTTTATCAAAAAAAAAAAAAACTGCTAATATTGCTAAAAAAAGATTACAGATTATTATATCAGAAGAATCAAAAAAAGGATATGTATATCCTTATTATATAATGCAGTTAAAACAAGAAATATTAAAAGTAATTTCTAAATATGTTAAAATTAATCCTAATATGATTATTATAGAATTAGATGATAATAAAAATAATATATCAACATTAGAATTAAATATTAAATTACCTAAAACTAAAGAATGCGTTAAAAAAATAAAAAAATAA